In candidate division KSB1 bacterium, the DNA window CCTGAGCACGAAATGGCAGTGTGTGAGCTCGGCACGAACCACCCGGGGGAAATTGGAATGCTCGCCGAGGTCCTCGAACCCACGGCGGGTGTGATCCTGAGCGTGGGTCGAGGCCATCTTGAGTTTCTCGGCGATCTGAACGGTGTCCGCGAGGAGAAATATGCGCTTGCCCGGTGGTTGGCCTCTCACGATCGAGGGCCGATCTTTCTAAACGCCGACGACCCGGCGATCCGCTCCTGTCCGCCCGCCGCAGGCAGGTTGGTATGGTTTGGGCAAGATCCACGCGCCGACGTCCGCGTGGAGCTCGCTGGGGTGTACGAGGGTCGCCCTGTGCTGCGATTTGCCGGGATGGAGATTCACCTTCCTCTGGCAGGGGTTCACCACCTGACCAACGCGGCAGCCGCGGTCGCCGTGGGGCTGCACTTCGGGCTCACGGCCGAGGAGGTGGCTTCAGGTCTTGGGCGCGCGGAAGCCGCACCTCACCGGAGCCAGGTCATCCGTAAGGGGGGCTTCGTAGTCGTCGACGATACGTACAACTGCAACCCCGAGAGCGCGCGGGCTGCGTGCCGTTTGCTGGTCAGTCTGGACGGAAGGAGGAAAGTAGCGGTTTTCGGAGACATGCTTGAGCTCGGGGCCAGCTCGGAACGGGAACACGCGCTTCTGGGGAGCGAACTGCGACAATTGGGCGTTGACGTTTTCTTCGGCTTCGGCCAGTGGATGGTGCACGCGGTGGAGGCAGCGAGGCGTTCGGGCCTTCCAGCCCGGCATTTCGCCGATAAGTCCAAGTTGGTGGAGGCTCTTCTGGTCGAGGTGCGACCGGGCGACGCCCTTCTCTTCAAGGGATCTCGAGCGATGCGGATGGAAGAGGTCCTCGAACAGTTCCTGGAGAGGCTCGATGAGGCGGCATAAAGCCGGGGTCCGGGTAGCAGAACCGGCGAGCGGTCGATAAGGGGAGGATCCAGTTCGGATTCTGAGCGGGTTCAAAGCAGAGAGCAGGAGGTAGGGTTTAGGGTCAAGTGGGAGGTGGGATGCTCTATCATTTGCTCTATCCGCTGAAAGTCTACGTGTCGGGCCTCAACCTCATGCGCTACATTACCTTTCGGTCCGGAGCCGCGGCCATCACCGCGCTGCTCATCAGTTTCGTTCTGGGCCCGTGGATCATCCGTAAGTTGCGCGAGCACCAGATCGGCGAGGAGATTCGCAAGGATGGCCCGCCGACGCACCTCAAGAAGGCCGGTACCCCGACGATGGGCGGCCTGATCATCCTGGCCTCCACCGTGGCCCCGACGCTCCTCTTCGCGCGCCTCGACAATATCTACGTACACCTCATCCTCCTGGCTACCGTGGCGATGGGGGCCGTCGGGTTCCTGGACGACTATCTGAAGGTGGTGAAGAAAAAACCCAAAGGCCTCATCGGCCGCTACAAGATGGCCGGCCAAATCACCCTTGGCCTGATCATCGGCTCAGTGCTCTACTTCCACCCCCAGTTTGCGGAGTATCGCTCGGTCACCAGCGTCCCCTTCTTCAAGAACCTCGAGATCGACTTCGGGATCTTCTACATTCCTGTGGTCGTCTTCGTGATCACAGCCACGTCCAACAGCGTCAATCTGACGGACGGATTGGACGGACTTGCCATCGGGCTGGTGGCCATCGCCGCGACCGCTTTCGCCGGCATCAGCTACGTCACCGGTCGTGTCGACTTCAGCGACTACCTGAACATTATCTACCTTCCCGGCACAGGGGAGCTGACTGTCTACTGCCTGGCCCTTGTGGGGGCCTCCCTTGGCTTCCTGTGGTTCAACTGCTACCCGGCGCAGGTCTTCATGGGTGACACGGGCGCCCTGGCCATCGGAGCAGCCATCGGCACACTGGCGGTGCTCGTTAAAAAAGAGCTGCTCCTGATCATCATCGGCGGGGTCTTCGTAGCCGAGAGCCTGAGCGTGATGATCCAGGTGTACAGTTTCCGCCGCTGGGGCAAGCGGGTGTTCCGTATGGCACCCATTCACCATCATTTTGAGATGCTCGGTTGGCCCGAGCCGCGGGTGGTGGTTCGGTTCTGGATTGTGGGCGTGCTCTTGGCTTTGTTCAGCCTAACCACGTTCAAGATTCGTTGAGGTGGGACCCTCAATGGCCGACCGGGGTTGGGACAAGATACTGGCCGGAAGCGTCGTGTTTCTGACCATCGTGGGCGTATTGATGGTCTTCAGCGCAAGCTCCTACCGCGCCTTGGAGCAGTTCAACGATAGTACCTATTACCTTCGTCAGCATCTGGTGAAGCTCTTGATCGCCCTGGCGGCCGGCGCTGTAGCGTGGAGGGTCGATTACCGCTGGTTTCTCCGCTACTCGCCCTTGTGCCTGGCCGTTTCCATTGTCCTCCTGGCGTTCGTCTTGGTGCACGGGCCGACGATCAAGGGAAGTCGGCGATGGATTATGCTCCCGTTTCTGCAGCTTCAGGTCTCTGACATGGCCAAGTTCGCTCTCGTTCTCTTCTTTGCGCGCACGCTGCCCAATGTGCGGGAGCGCCTCGGGGACTTCCGCCGCGGACTGCTGCCGTTTCTGATGATGGCCGGGCTCATAGCCGCTTTGGTCAAGCTTGAACCCGATACCGGGACTGCGGTTCTCCTTTTTGCCCTTGCTGTTCTCCTCCTCTTCCTGGCGGGGGCTCGGGTCGCGCACCTGGTGCTGATTTGCTCGATCGGATTAACGCTCGGCGCTGCGCACACGCTTCGCCACGAATATCAGCGAAAGCGGATCATCGGCTACGTGCAGGCCCTCCGTGGTGAGGAGGTCCCGTACCACACCGAGCAGGCGGTAATCGGCCTCGGAGTCGGAGGTCTGCTCGGGGTTGGTCTTGGAGAGTCCAAGCAAAAGCTCTATTATCTTCCGGAGCCCTTCACGGACTCCATCTTCGCCATTCTGGGCGAGGAATTGGGGTTCGTCGGGACCTCAGCTGTACTGGCGGCTTACCTGCTCTTCATGATGCGGGGGCTACGGATCGCCATCCGCGCGCCCTCGTTCGAAGCGTACCTGCTGGGCGTGGGATTGACGGCAATGGTGGGCCTGTACGCCCTTCTGAATGTGGCCGTGATGACGGGGCTGGTTCCCGCCACGGGGATCCCCCTGCCGTTCATCAGCTATGGCGGGAGCAATCTGCTGGTGAACTACGCGGCGGCCGGATTACTGCTGAACCTCTCCGGCCAGGCCCGAGACAGTTTTGCCCACTACCCAACTCGGCTCGACTATCGCTGGAGGATATGGCGACGCCTTTCCGGCCGGGACTTGCGGCCTTGGGGTCGCCGGTAAGCGGTACGGTGGAGAAGCAGCCTTGAGCGCTGTAGACGGGACTCTTCGCGTGGTGATCGCAGGAGGGGGCACAGGAGGGCACCTCTTCCCTGCCCTGGCCATCGCGGAAGCACTGCGGCGGTTGAACCCCGCCGTGGAGATTGTCTTTTGCGGCTCGGACCGTGGGATCGAGCGCGAGCGGGTTCCAGCCAGCGGCTTTCCGCTCGTCACCTTCCCGGTCCGCGGTCTGGGCCGTAAGGGGGCTTTTTGGAAGAACGGAGTGGTCATTCTCGGCTTCCTTCGCGCTTTGGCCGCTGCGATCGGCTGGCTGAGGTCCTTTCGCCCGCGGATTGTGCTTGGCACAGGGGGGTACAGCAGCGCCCCAGCCGTGGTGGGCGCGATCCTGTGCCGCGTT includes these proteins:
- the murF gene encoding UDP-N-acetylmuramoyl-tripeptide--D-alanyl-D-alanine ligase codes for the protein MRYRIADILQALPQVMEYVGDERGKDLWFDGLSTDSRTVQPGQMFVALRGVHHDAHAFVQDALERGAVAAVVRRDWFRSGPKVRAPLLVTEDTLDALCRLANFHRRHFQIPVVGLTGTVGKTTAKELIASVLAQKYRVLKSERSYNNAIGLSQTLAKLRPEHEMAVCELGTNHPGEIGMLAEVLEPTAGVILSVGRGHLEFLGDLNGVREEKYALARWLASHDRGPIFLNADDPAIRSCPPAAGRLVWFGQDPRADVRVELAGVYEGRPVLRFAGMEIHLPLAGVHHLTNAAAAVAVGLHFGLTAEEVASGLGRAEAAPHRSQVIRKGGFVVVDDTYNCNPESARAACRLLVSLDGRRKVAVFGDMLELGASSEREHALLGSELRQLGVDVFFGFGQWMVHAVEAARRSGLPARHFADKSKLVEALLVEVRPGDALLFKGSRAMRMEEVLEQFLERLDEAA
- the mraY gene encoding phospho-N-acetylmuramoyl-pentapeptide-transferase, whose amino-acid sequence is MLYHLLYPLKVYVSGLNLMRYITFRSGAAAITALLISFVLGPWIIRKLREHQIGEEIRKDGPPTHLKKAGTPTMGGLIILASTVAPTLLFARLDNIYVHLILLATVAMGAVGFLDDYLKVVKKKPKGLIGRYKMAGQITLGLIIGSVLYFHPQFAEYRSVTSVPFFKNLEIDFGIFYIPVVVFVITATSNSVNLTDGLDGLAIGLVAIAATAFAGISYVTGRVDFSDYLNIIYLPGTGELTVYCLALVGASLGFLWFNCYPAQVFMGDTGALAIGAAIGTLAVLVKKELLLIIIGGVFVAESLSVMIQVYSFRRWGKRVFRMAPIHHHFEMLGWPEPRVVVRFWIVGVLLALFSLTTFKIR
- a CDS encoding FtsW/RodA/SpoVE family cell cycle protein — its product is MADRGWDKILAGSVVFLTIVGVLMVFSASSYRALEQFNDSTYYLRQHLVKLLIALAAGAVAWRVDYRWFLRYSPLCLAVSIVLLAFVLVHGPTIKGSRRWIMLPFLQLQVSDMAKFALVLFFARTLPNVRERLGDFRRGLLPFLMMAGLIAALVKLEPDTGTAVLLFALAVLLLFLAGARVAHLVLICSIGLTLGAAHTLRHEYQRKRIIGYVQALRGEEVPYHTEQAVIGLGVGGLLGVGLGESKQKLYYLPEPFTDSIFAILGEELGFVGTSAVLAAYLLFMMRGLRIAIRAPSFEAYLLGVGLTAMVGLYALLNVAVMTGLVPATGIPLPFISYGGSNLLVNYAAAGLLLNLSGQARDSFAHYPTRLDYRWRIWRRLSGRDLRPWGRR